Part of the Flavobacterium okayamense genome, TCATAAAGCAAAAACAACTTTTTAAAAGCAATCTTTATGAAATTCAATAACATGAAACTAACTCCAGAACAAATAGAGCGTTTATATCAATTCACTCGACAACATTATGTAGAATGGTATGACTTACAAACAGAATTAGTCGATCATTTAGCAAATGCAATTGAACAACAATGGCCAGATAATCCCAATCTAGATTTTGAAGAAGTCTTACAATTAGAATTTAAAAAATTTGGTGTTTTTGGCTTTATGGATGTGGTTGAAAAACGTCAATCTGCGCTTAATAAAAGATATAATAAAATTGTTTGGAAGCATTTTAAAAATTTCTTTTCTATCCCGAAGGTTGTTATTACAATCTCTTTAATAGGAAGTTTAAGTTTTCTGTTTTTTTACTTTCAATATTCTAGTATTTTATTGTCAATTTTGTTTTTTGCAACTTTAGTTTTATTTTGGATTGGTTTAGTTAAAAGAACGAAAGCGTATAAAAAAGAAGTTAAAGAAACAGGTAAAAAATGGCTTTTTAAAGAAATTATTTCAGGCTATTCTGCAATGACTGGATTAAGTTATTTACCTGTACAAATTATGCTACAATTTGATGATGTAACAGTTCGGTTTTCTATCGTAAAGTCAGTTTTTTTTGCTTCACTTATTGTCACAATGTGTTTGTTGGAATATATTATCCTTTTCGAAATTCCATCGAAAGCTCAGAAATATTTAGAAGAAACATATCCAGAATATAAGTTTGTAGCATAAAAAAAGACAAGTTCAAAACTTGTCTTTTTTATTTTATTATGAAAACAACGCTTTCAATTCGGTTGCTTCACTCGGATTCATTTTTCCAGCAAGCACTAAACTTAACTGTTTTCTTCTAAGTGCGGCATCAAAACGTTGTTGCTCTAATTCGGTTTGTGGAACAACTGCAGGAACAGGAACTGGACGTCCGGTTTCATCAACAGCTACAAAAGTGTAAATACCTTCATTAGCTTTATTTCGAATTCCAGATTCTCTATCTTCAATCCATACATCGATATAAATTTCCATAGACGAATTAAACGTTCTTGAAACTTTAGATTCAACAGTAACTACACTTCCTAATGGAATCGCTCTGTTAAACGCTACGTGATTTACCGAAGCCGTTACACAAACTCTACGCGAATGACGACGAGCGGTAATACTTGCAGCTCTATCCATACGTGCTAAAAGTTCGCCACCAAATAAATTATTTAATGGATTGGTTTCACCTGGTAAAACTAAATCGGTTAATGTTGTTAATGAATCAGAAGGAAATTTTGGTTGCATTGTCGTTTTTTTTGCAAAGATATAAAGCAACCGTAAATAGTAAGCATAAAAAAATCCCAAAAAATGGGATTTGTTAGTCTATTAAAAGCCAAGCTTCGGCATCGACTTCACTTTTAAGCTTTTGTTTTTCCATTTCTGCTTCTTCAAGTGTTGCAAAACTTCCGTAAGCAACTGGATATAAATCGTATTTATTTTTTTCTAATTTTTGTGCTTTAAAACCTTGATCGATTAACATTTGTAATGCTTTTTCAGCATTTTCTTCGCTTCTAAAAGCGCCAGCAATTAAATGATATGGTAATTTTTCTTCTACAACAGGAAGTTCAACAGCTGTTACATTTGGTGTTTCAATGAAAAAAGTAGCTTGTTGAATTTGCGCTTCTAATTTATCTTGAACATTCTTTTGAACTACTAAAGTTTGTTCGGCTACTTGTTGGTCATAATGCATTTTGTATCCAAATAAACCAACCGTTCCTAAAACCGCAATGGCAGCTGCATATTTTACAAAAGCGAAATTATTTTTCTTGCGTTCAGGTGTAAAGATAATTGGCGCTTTTTCTTCTAAAACTTCAACTTCTTGTTTTAAAACTTCACGTTTTACTTCTGGTGAAACAAATTGTGATAATCCAAACGAACTTACTAAGAAATTGGTTGTATTGGCAGGTTCGAAAACTAAATTCTTTTCTTCGCCATTTACATTAATTGTTCCAATTTTATCGAAAATAAGAGCGTTTCTTTGATCTAATTCGTAATTCCAAGACGCTACTTTTTGAGCAATCATTTCAGTTGCTTTTTCAAAACTTACGTTTTCATTAGCTGCAATATGGTTTGCCAAAAGCCCATCGTTGTTTTTAATATTGCTATTAAAAGTGATGATTTTTCGTGGTGGCAAAAAGGTTGCAGCGCTGCCATTTACTTGCGCAGGAACCGTTTCGGCAACAAAAGCACCAAAACCAGGAACCGTAACACATTGGTAACGATATAATAAGTCCGAAATGTAGTTGTCAAGCATCATAGTAACAAAAGTAAGGAAACAATAGGTTTTTCAAAATTTTATCAACAAAAATTATTAACAATCTGAATTTTTTTGAGAATGTGATAAATGTCACCAACCATTTCATATAAAGATAATACCTTTGAGAGGTCTTAAATAAATTAGTACAATGAAGAAGTTAGTTTTAAGTATAGCGATTGTTGTTTTAGCAAGTTGTGGTGGAAAAAAGGAAGAAGAACCTTTTGGTAAGAAACAAGTGGAACCCGTTTCGGTAACAGAGGAGGCAGCAACAGTAAACCCAATGCTTGAAAAAGGAAAAAAGCTTTTTGAAGGAAAAGGAACCTGTACAGCTTGCCACAAACCAGCGACTAAAGTAATTGGACCAAGTTTAAAAGAGATTTCTAAAATTTAT contains:
- a CDS encoding acyl-CoA thioesterase; this translates as MQPKFPSDSLTTLTDLVLPGETNPLNNLFGGELLARMDRAASITARRHSRRVCVTASVNHVAFNRAIPLGSVVTVESKVSRTFNSSMEIYIDVWIEDRESGIRNKANEGIYTFVAVDETGRPVPVPAVVPQTELEQQRFDAALRRKQLSLVLAGKMNPSEATELKALFS
- a CDS encoding SPOR domain-containing protein, with protein sequence MMLDNYISDLLYRYQCVTVPGFGAFVAETVPAQVNGSAATFLPPRKIITFNSNIKNNDGLLANHIAANENVSFEKATEMIAQKVASWNYELDQRNALIFDKIGTINVNGEEKNLVFEPANTTNFLVSSFGLSQFVSPEVKREVLKQEVEVLEEKAPIIFTPERKKNNFAFVKYAAAIAVLGTVGLFGYKMHYDQQVAEQTLVVQKNVQDKLEAQIQQATFFIETPNVTAVELPVVEEKLPYHLIAGAFRSEENAEKALQMLIDQGFKAQKLEKNKYDLYPVAYGSFATLEEAEMEKQKLKSEVDAEAWLLID
- a CDS encoding c-type cytochrome; amino-acid sequence: MKKLVLSIAIVVLASCGGKKEEEPFGKKQVEPVSVTEEAATVNPMLEKGKKLFEGKGTCTACHKPATKVIGPSLKEISKIYKDKNASIVTFLKGEGEPIVDPSQFEVMKANFAITKNMTDEELQALEAYVMSF